The genomic stretch GCTGTCGATCCGCGGCCTTCGGATTGTCGAGGAGATACTCCTGCAGATGTTCGGAGGCTGAGATCCGATCGCCGCGCGCGGTCTCGAGCTGCGCCAGCTGGAACAGCGCATCCCCCGTCTTCGATGCCAACGGATACTCGACGACGAGCCGGCGATAGTCGCGCTCCGCGTCCTGCGGCGTCGCGGCGAGCGCGGCCCGCCAGTACAGCGCGTCCGCGTACACGGGGCTGTCCGAATTGTTCGCGGCCAGTACCGAGTCGATGAGCACGCGGCCGGCGGCGCCGTTGCCGCTTACCACGAGCTGTTTGGCGCGCGCGAACACCGCGTCCGCGCCGGAGGATGTTTGCGCGCCGGCGATCGACGCGGCTGCACACAGGAGGACGACGAAACGCATGCGTCTGTTCAGGTGTTCAGGCGGCGCGGCGACGCGATGGCGCGCCGCACAATGAGAGCACGAGATTGGAGAGGAGCTGTTCTTCCGACGACAGGCGCGTCTCCTTGAGCATCGCGTCCGCGTTGAGGAGGGCGTCCAGCGCGTCGTCGATCGCGCGCGGCGACCAGCGCTCTGATTCCCGCGCACACGTCGACACGAACTCGGACCATGATCGGCCCGTGTATACCGATCCGGATTGTTTCAAGAGCTCGAATAGCTCACTGCTCAGCCGCGCGGGATGCGTGCCGCGATCTCGTGCCGCCTGCGCCCAACCCATGACGAGCGTTTGCGCGGCGAGCGCCATCACCGTCGTGACGCCGCTCGCTTTCGGTTGCTGCAACACGACGGGTAACATCGTCAACGCCGACTTCGCGTCACGCCGCGCGACCGCGTCGAGGAAGTCGCCCATCGTTTCACCCGGGCGCACGCCGACGACCGCCGTCACCGCCGCTTCGTTGATCGGACCGCCGCCGGTGTAGCTGATCAACTTGTCGAGCTCCACCTTGAGCTGCGCCAGGTCCGTGCCCGCGGCTTCCTGCAACAGCGTGACGGCGCCTTCGGTGATCGTCGCGCCGAGATCGTGCTCGACGTAGTATGCGATCCACTTCGGAATGCGTGCGCCGCTCAACGGTGCGTACTCGATCGCGACCGACATGTCGGCGAGCTTCTTGTCCACTTTCACGCCGGCCGGCGCGACCATCAGCAGCAGGAGGTCGGGCGCGGGCCGCTTGAGATACCCGTCCAGCATGGCGCGCGCGTCCTTCTTCAGCGCGGTGACGTCGCGAAGCCACACCACGCGGCGGTCCGCCATCATCGGCGGAGTGCTCAGCACGGAGCCCAGCGTTTCGGCATCGACGTCGCTGCCGCGAAGCGTCTCGAAGTTGAAGTCGCGCGTCGCGGCATCGACCGCGACGGCGAGCACGCGCTTCACTTCTTCGTCTTTCAGGTAATCGTCTTCGCCAAAGAAGTAGTACGCCGGCGCGAAGGCGCGCTCCTTGATTGCGGTGCGCAGAACCTTGGCGTCGGAGACGGGCGACATGGCGCTGAATATAGGCTTTCGCGCGTCGATTCACACAAAAAAGCCGGCTCGCGGCCGGCGGTCTTTCGCCCTATGGACGCTCTAGCGTCCCAACTCCGTGTCGCGCGTCTCCATGCTCGCAAAGCGCATCGGCGCCTGACCAACCATCCAGACCGCGGGCCAGACGGGAATGCCAGTCGGCACGGATGCGAGCGCGGCATTGGCCATCGACGCCGTGCCCGGCATCGGATCCTGCGCACCCGTAAACGCCGTCGCAATGCCTACGCTATCGCTCGGCGCGAAGTAGCGCGTCGTCTCGACCGTCATGTACGCAACCGCAACCAAGCTCGCGGCAAGCGCGGCGACCGCGGCGATCGATGTGTAACTGGGCCGCGATTGCACGACGTCGGTCCGCGAAATCGGTCCGAGCTCCGCGAGGCGCGCGTTCAACCGCGCCATGAAATCGGGCGACGTCTCGATCGGCGGAAGATTGTGCACCAGCAGCAAGCTGCGCCGAACCCGCACGTCCTGTCGCGAACAACCGGAACAAACCATCACGTGTCGCCGCATGGCTTCCATCTCGACCACAGGCAGCAGGTCGTCCACGAATGCAACGTGTTTGTTCCGAAACTCACGACAGTCCATCAGTCAGCTCACAACGGTGGGTGATTCGTTCGCCCTTCCGTACCCGGTGTCGTAGATGCGGTTCCAGAATATGCGTTAGGGCCGCGTGGCGGGAGGGGTTGGAGGGGTTGCGTGGGAATCGGCGACCGGGACCCGACAACGAAAAGGGGGAGCTGCCGGCGTCAGCCGCAGCCCCCCCTCGCTACCCCCTCGCTACCCCCGACGATGACTACCGATTCAGTCGATCTTCGGCTCGATGATCGAGGCAAATGCGTTCCGCGCCCGGTTCAACCGCGACTTCACCGTGCCGAGGTTGCAGTCCGTGATCTCGGCGATCTCTTCGTATGACTTGCCCTCGAGCTCACGCAGCACGAAAACCTGGCGATGATGCTCCGGCAGCTTGGCCACCGTGTCTTCGACGAGCTCGCGGAGATGACGCTTGCGGTACATGTCATCCGGTCGCGACGACGAATCCTCGAACTGCAGAGGACGGTCCTCGTCGTCCCAGTTCGCCCTGATCGTCTGGAACAAAACGAGCGGATTGCGCGAGCGATTGCGCAGCTCGTTCTTCGCAAGGTTGGATGCGATCGTGTAGACCCACGTCGAGAATTTCTTCGTCCGATCGAATCGGTGAATATGCCGGTAGACGCGAATGAAGACTTCCTGCACGAGATCCTCGGCCTTTTCGCGATCGCCGATCGTGCGGTATATGAAGTTCACGAGGCGCGTTTGATAGCGCTCTACGAGTTCCTGAAATGCGCGCTCTTCACCGCCGAGGAAGGCAGCGACCACCGTCGCGTCATCCTGCGAACGGAGCCTCTCTCGCGTCGCCGAACCAGGCAACGCTGCGCGCTTCATTGCGAGCTCAGCCATGATAGCCGGTGCCCCCTTGGCACTACAAAAAGGAAAACGCTGGGACGAGTCAGAAGGATTCGGCGTGCCGCCTTCCAGTCCCCGGGCCGTGAAAAAGCAGATCGTATGCCCTATTAGACGCCGGCGATCCAATAGCGTTAAGTGCTTGTTGGTGAATGTTTTAGGCACTCTCTAGCATTCGGCGCGACAGGGGCGGGTGTCTCAAAATGGCGACACCGGCGGGAGACAACTGTCTACCGCTGTCTCCAGTTCGACACGCCGTCCAATGCTCGAGGTTGCTAGTGCTTCTACCGGCCGGCGCGGAACCCGGCGGCGAACAGGATGCCCAATGCCGTCTTCGCGTCCTTGATCTGGCCTTCCTTGATCAACTGGAGCGCGCGCGAAAGGGTCATCGTCTCCATCGTCATGAACTCGTCGGCTTCATGACTGGTCTCGCCATGCTGGAGCCCGCTGGCGAGGAAGAGGTGGATCTTCTCATCGGTAAAGCCCGGCGTCGTAAAGATGGTCGTGAGGAACTCGACCGTCTGCGCCGTACAGCCCGTTTCTTCCTTGAGCTCGCGAACGGCGCACGCCTTCGGATCTTCTCCCGGATCCAACCGTCCGGCGGGAATCTCGTAGACGTACCCATCCGCGGCGTAGCGGTACTGCTTGATCAACAGGATTTGCGGATCATCCCCGGCAGCGTCGCTCAGAAACGGGACGACCGCGCTCGCGCCTGGATGCCTCACCATGTCCAGCTCGCCGATCGTGCCGTTCGGGAATCGAACGGTGTCGCGGTCGAGCGTGATGATCTTTCCCGTGTGTAGCCGCACGCTGCTGATCTTGCCGGGCTCGATTTCGTCGGTCATGCGACGGGCTGTCCCGATGCGTCGTACACCGTCAGCGGTCCGAACTGCATTTTTTCGAGCGATAGACGCACGCTCGATGGATCGCCGACCACGACCATTTGCAGTGCGTCGGGATGCAGATACGTCTGTGCCGCGCGGAGGATCTGGTCGGTTGTCATCGATCGCACGCGTTCGCGATAGCGGTCGTAGTAGTCTTCCGGCAATCCGTGAATGACGAGCACCGACAGCGCGGCCGCGATCGCGGCGGTCGTTTCGAAGCGAATGGGAAAAACGCCTTCGAGATAGCTGGTTGCCAATGACAGTTCGTCGTCGCTCACCGGCGCCGCGCGAATGCGGTTGATCTCGAGCAGAATCTCCTTCGCCGCTTCGTGTGTGATGTCGGACTTCACAGCGGTGTGCACCACAAACGGACCTGCTTGGCGACGCCAGTCGAACCCCGAGAACGCGCCGTATGTGTATCCGTGCGCTTCGCGCAGATTCAGGTTGATGCGCGAGTTGAACAAGCCGCCAAGCACGGCGTTCATCACGTTCGTCGGAAAGAAGTCCGGGTGATTGCGAGGAATACCGACGTGACCGATTCGCAGCTCGGATTGCGGCGCATCGCTTTTGGCGATGAGATGCACCGCGCGCTCGCGATGCCCCGGAAGATCGTCCGCCACGATTCGCACGCGCTCGCCACCGCTCCAGTCGCCGAGCGCGCGTCGCGTGAGCTCTTCGGCGCGGTCCACCGTGATGTCGCCCGTGACGATGACCGTCGTTGCCGCCGGAACGAATCGCGACTCGTAAAACGCGACGATGTGCTCGCGCTCGACGGCATCCACGCTTTTTTCGTCGCCGCCATCGGGTCGTGCGTAGCGAGAAGTCGGCACGTACAGAAAGCGTGAGAATAATTCGTCGGCGAGTCCGCGCGGCTCCGCGCGCAACTGCAGCAGCTCCGCCAACCGCTCGGCCTTGAGTCGCTCGACTTCGCGCACACGAAACGCGGGCGTTCGCACGACCTCGCCGAGTAAGTCGAACGCGGCGGGCAGGTGCTCGGCAAGCGCCGTCATGGTGACGGCGGCGGCGTCCCAATCAGCCGACGCATCGACCGACGCGCCGAGCGACTCGAAGCGCTCGATGAGCTCCGCGCCTTCGCTGCGCTCGGTTCCCTCGAGCAGGAGTTTGGCGGTGAGTTGCGCCGTGCCTTCGCGTCCAGCGGGATCGCAGACGGAGCCGGCGTCGACGAGCACCACGACCGTCGCGAGCGGCAGCTTCGTTACGGGCGCGACGACGAGATCGAGTCCGTTCGCGAGTTTCCGCCGATGAAAGCGAGGGAAGTGATATTCGCCGGGCGGTCCCGGAACCGGTCGCGGCGACTTACTCGTTGCCGGCGCGGTCATTTGGCCTCGCTTGCGGCGCCGCTGCCGACGAGCTCACCCGGTCGTTCTTCGCGCGGGACATAGAGCAGGCTCGCGCGGTTGTTCTCGTCGAGCCGCGCACGCACGAATTCGTTGACACCGTCGGTCGTGACCGCGCGATACAATCCCACCTCGGTGTTGATGCGCTCCGGATCGCCGAAATAGGTCGCGAACATCGACAACCGGTCGGCGCGCTCCGAGGCCTCTTGAATACCGGCAACGAACATCGTTTGAATGACCGCGATCGCCCGCTGGACTTCGTCGTCCGTCACGCCGTCTCGCACGAGTGTGTCGATCTCGTACGCAACTTCCTGCTCGAGCTGCTCCGCGCTGATGTTGGGGCGCGCGGTGACGTCGACGACGAAGAGATCGGCGCCCTTCGACAGATCATACGTGAACGCAGACGCGTCGGCGGCGACTTGTCGTTCGCGCACCAGCCGGCGGCGTAGACGACTGCCGTTGCGAAGACCGAGCACGGCACCGGCAACGCTGGCTGCATAGTAGTCGTCGCTGCCGAACACCGGCGAGCGGAAGGCCATGAACAGACGCGGCAGCATCACATCGTCGGGGACGACTTCGCGCTTCCACTGTCCGAACACGGGCGGCAGCGACATGTCCGGCAGCGGCGGCCGATTCGTGCCGGCGGGGATGTCGCCGAAGTGCTTTTCGATCAGTCGCCGCGCTTCGCGGGGATCGAAATCGCCGGCGATCGACAGCACTGCATTGTCGGGCGTGTAGTACGTCGCGAAGAACTGCGCGACGTCGGTAAGGCTCGCCGCGGTGAGATCCTCCATCGATCCCATCAGCGAGTGATGGAACGGATGCTCGGAAGGAAATGCGAGCGCCGGCAATTTTTCCATCCAACTGCCGTACGGCTGATTGTCCATCGTCCAACGCCGTTCGTTCATCACGACGTCGCGCTGGGTATCGAGCTTTTGCTGCGTCATCGCCGGCAGGAGCTTGCCCATGCGATTCGCCTCGAGCCACAGCGCCAGCTCCAGTTGATTCGACGGCAGCGTCTCATAGTAGTTCGTGCGCTCGAGCCACGTCGATCCGTTCAGCGTGCCGCCGGCGCGCTGTACGAGCTCGAAGTGTTCGTTCGCCTCGACGTCCGCCGATCCTTGAAACAGCATGTGCTCGAAGAGATGCGCAAAGCCGGTGCGGCCTTCGGGCTCGTTCGCCGAGCCGACATGGTACCACAGATTTACCGCCACGAGCGGGGCGGTGTGGTCCTCCGACAGCGTGACGAAGAGCCCGTTCGACAATCGGAATGTTTCGATCGGAATGCGCATCGCTCTAAATTGCACTCGCCCGGAATGCACTGGAACCCTGTCGCCAGGACATCGGCTCGAACACGCGTGACCTCCGTTCTCGTTCTCGTCGCCTGCGGCTTGATGCTGCTGTACGTTGGACTGCTCGCGATGCTCTGGCGAATCCAGGAGCGCATCGTGTTTCAGCCGCCGGCGCACCCGCCTGAAACACATGTCGACGCGACGCGCGTGGACTACCGCGCGTCGGACGGCGTTTCCTTATTCGCCTACGTCGTCGGTGATTGTCGTTCCGCGCGCACCGTACTACTCGCGTTTCACGGCAATGCCGATCTCGCGCGCTGGTTCGTGCCGTGGGCGACCGAGGTCGCCCGCCGCACCGGCGCGTGCGTCATTCTTCCCGAGTACCGTGGATACGACGGCCTCCGGCCATTTCCCTCGTACGCCACGTCCGCCGTCGATGCACGCGCCGCATTCGACTACGCCCGCGAGACGCTCGGCGTTCCCCCGTCCCGCATGGTTTTCTTCGGCCACTCGCTCGGCAGCGCGATCGCGGCAGAGCTTGCCGCGGTCGAGATGCCGCATTCCCTCGTGTTGCAGAGCCCATTCTCGACGGCGCGCGACATGGCGGCACGCATGTTTCTTCCTGGATTGACGCTGTTTTGGGGTGCCGTATCTCGCGTACACTTCGATACAATTGCGCGCGTCCGCGGTCTTTGCGCGCCGGTGTACGTCGCGCACGGCGACGCCGACCTCATCATCCCCGTGCGCATGGGCCGCGAAGTGTTTGCCGCGGCCGCGTGCCCGGGCGAGTTGTTGATCGTGCACGGCGCTGGACACAACGATGTCGCCGGTGTTGGTGGAGGGGCCTACTGGGAATGGCTGGCTCGTGCGATACGCGGCGAGGTCGCCGGCGCTACGGGTCCCGGCGCTACGGGTCCCGGCGCTACGGGTCCCGGCGCTACGGCTCCCGACGCTGCAGCAGAAACGCGATCGGCACCTTGATCGATTCGGCCAGCGTGTACTTCCACGCTTCGCGGCGATTCATCGAGATGGGGCTGGTTCGCGTCGGCGATGTGTGCGGAATGAGTCCCAACCGGCGCGCGAGAATCGATAGGCGCAGCATGTGGAACGGATCACTCACGAGGATGACGTCGCGCGTGGGCTCGGCGTCCATGAGTGACGCGACATGTTCGAGCGATGCCGACGTCGTTCGGCCGGAATTCTCGATCATGATCGCGCGCGCCGGCACACCATGCTCTATCGCGTAGCGCTGGCCGACCGCCGCCTCACTCGTCGTATCGCGATCGCCGAAGCCGCCGGTGAAGATGATCTTCGGTGCCAGGCCGCGACGCCACAAATCGATCGCGTGATCCAGCCGCGCACGCAACACCGGCGACGGCCGGCCAACATACTGCGCCGCGCCGAGGACGACGATCGCCGACGAAGGCTGCGCGGCGTCGCGGCGCTCCCAGACGATGACGCCGGCCAGCGATACGACCCACGCGCCCACCATGAGCGCGCCCAGCAACCAGCCAAGCTGCCACCAGTTCGCTCGTCGTCGTGGACGCATCCGCGCGGCGCGGCGCCTACACCGGCGCCAGCGACATCGTACCGCCGGATGCGTGGGATTCTGTCATGGTCGCGAAATTAGTAGTTTGCGCGCCATGGACACCACCCCCGCATTTCCGACCCTGCGCATCGTCTCGCACCCGCTCGTGCAGCACAAGCTGAGCATTCTGCGCGATCGCGAGACGCCGACCAAGATCTTCAAGGAGCTCGTCGACGAGATCGCGATGCTCATGGCGTACGAGGCGACGAGCGATCTCGCGGTCGAAGACGCGGTGGTCGAGACGCCGCTCGAGCGAACGGTTGGACATCGCGTCAGCGGCAAGAAGCTCACGCTCGTTCCCATTCTTCGCGCCGGTCTCGGGATGGTCGAAGGCGTGTATCGCATCATGCCTGGTGCGCGCGTGGGGCACATTGGTCTCTATCGAGATCATGACACGCTCGAGCCGGTGGACTACTACTTCAAGGTGCCGAGCGATGCATCCGAGCGCGATTTCTTTGTGCTCGACCCGATGCTGGCGACTGGCGGCAGCGCCGCCGCCGCGGTGAGCTCACTCAAGCGCGCGGGCGCGACGCGCATTCGCTTCATGTGTCTGGTCGCGGCACCCGAAGGAGTGAAGCGGCTGGCCGGTGTGCATCCCGACGTGATGATCTACTGCGCGGCGTTGGACCGCGAGTTGAACGAGCATGGGTACATACTGCCGGGACTCGGCGACGCGGGAGACCGGTTGTTCGGAACGCGGTGAGCGATGGGCGCTGGGCGGTGGGCGTGAAATCAAAAGGCGACGGAATCTTCTCCGTCGCCTTTGCCGTTTCGCCCAACGCCCAGCGCCCACCGCCCAGCCCTACCCGAACCACTCCCGCGGACAATCCCGCTGCTGTCGCGCCGCGTCGATGACCCACTGCTGCGTCTGCGGATCCACGATTTCGGAGACCACCCGATTGAACCAGGCGCTTGCGAGCTTCGTGTCCCCCACTCGCCTCCACAGTTCGCCGACGAGATACGTCAGCACCGCTCGCTCGTCGCGCGCCACCCCGTCGAAGCTTCCGAGCGCCTCTTCGAATTTCCAGCCGGCCTTCCGCCGGAAGAACCGCTCCGCTTCGATGTCCCCTTCATCCACACAGCACCACGCGGCGCGCAGCAGCAGATCCGCGACATGTCGCGCTTCCATCCCCTGCCACTCCGCGACCTTCGCGGCGGCTTCGTACTTCTCGGAGCCCGTGAGTGTGCCGCACGTCACACACGGCGCGAGCTCATTCCACACGCGCTCCTTCAGCCCCGTGGAGACTTCAGTCTCATCCGTGAAGTCGCGATCGGAGCCCGAATAGCCGCAGCGATTGCACGTGTGAATGAGATAGGGCAGCGGCTGCGTGCCGGCCGCGCGCTCATGAAAGTCGGTGCGCTTACCACCGAACGAATTCGTCGACACCACCGTCTGCGAGCGGAATCGCGTCTCGCAAATGGGGCACTGGAGTTCAACTTGCTGTAGCGTCGTCATCGGTGCATCTCCTCTTCCACTTCCGCTATCCCCGCCTCCCGGAATGACGTAGAAGGGAAAAACTGTGCCATTTGCCGAATGAGTCGTCGTTTGGTCGCATGTTCTACTTGTTGGGGTATCAGCCGCTTACTATCATTCGCGCGTCCGAGTAACACGGAATTCGTGTCGCGACGCCCTCCCCGCGCCCGGTCGAGATGCTGATCAACCTGCTGCCAGACTTCTTCACCGTTCTCGATAGCACCGACCGACTCGCCGCCTACCAGCGCTACTTCGCCAGCCACCGCAAGCTCCTCGAGTCGTACTGGCACAACTACGTCATCGATCCCGACAGTCCGCATTTCACGGACATCGCGCGCTCGACTGTCAACGCGAATCGCGCGGATCTGCGTACCATGCTCGAGCGCACGGACATCGTATCGCTCGCGCGCAACACCGAGCAGCAGTGCCGGGAATTGCTTGCGATGGATTGTGACGTCGACGTCGTGATCATGGTCGGCGTCGGCGCCGCGAACGCGGGTGAGCTCGTCGTCGACGGCCGCGGCATCGCGTTCGTCTGCCTCGAGCACTTCACCGGACAAACCAATCCACAGACCGAAGGCTTGGGCCTCGATCCGGAGCTCGTTCCTCTGTGGCTCGCGCACGAGATTGCGCACGTCGTGCGCTACACGTCGCCGACGAGCCGCAGCGAGATGAAGGAGATCATCGAGCAGGCTGCCGGTTACTACTCGTACTGGGACACCGGCCGGCGGGCCACGCTACGCGAGCTGCTGGTCAACGAAGGGCTCGCGGTGAACGTCGCGCGCACGATCAGCCCCGGACACGCGGCGTGGGAATACTTCGGGTACGAGCGTCGGCAGTACGCCGACGTCAGGCAGCTCGAGTCGGTGATGTCGAAAGCGATCTCGCCGGATCTCGATCAGTCAGGCTTGGGCCTGCGCCTTCGCTATCTGTCGGGCGGCATGAGCGACGAGGCGCGCACCGTCGATCATTACGTCTTGCCCGAACGCGCCGGGTATTACCTGGGCGCGCGCATGTGTGAGCCGGCGATCGCGGCGAACGGACTGGCCTGGGCTCTCCGCGCCAACGCGCGCGAAATCACCGCACTCGGCCACATGGCGGCAATGACCGCCTAGCGCGGCCTCGCGTCATTTCCCGACACAGAACCTCCGAAAGACTTCGTCGAGCACGTCCTCGACGTCGACGACGCCAATCAAATCTTCTAACGCACCGACCGCCGCGCGCAGGTGAACCGCCGCAACCGGCGCGGGCACGTCATCGTTCGTCCACCGATCGCGAAACGCGCGTACTTCGTCGAGCGCCGCACGAATCGCAAACGCGTGACGTTCGTTCGTCAGGATCGGTGCATCCGGCGTAGCGGTCTCTGCCCCGTGCGCGGCAAGCGACGCGGCGACGTCGATCAGCTCGGTCAAACCTTCGCCGGTTTCGGCGCTAACCGCGACCAACGGGCGCTCGCCGATTTCGTATCCGCCGCCGATCGTCTCGCCCGGGCGCAAGAGATCGCTTTTCGTGCGAACCATCACGACCGGCGTATCGTCGCGCTCAGTTCGCTCGGCAAGCGCTCGTTGGATGTCGCGCAGCGACTGCTCGTCGTCTCCGCAAGCCAGCACCACCGCCGCGCGCGCGATGTATGAGGTGCTGACTTCGACGCCGAGACGCTCCACCGGATCCACCGCCTCGCGCATGCCTGCCGTATCGACGAGCCGCAGCGGCAAGCGCGGCGTGTCGATGACCGCCTCGATCGCATCGCGCGTCGTGCCGGGAACATCGGTCACGATCGCCCGCCGTTCGCCGAGGAGTGCGTTGAACAGCGAGGACTTGCCGACGTTCGGCGCGCCGGCGAGAACCACGAGCGCTCCCTCGCGCACGAGCTCACCGGTGTGCACGGTCGCGGCCAAGCGGGTCAATGCGTCGACGACGCGATCGGTTGCCGCGATTATGCGCGCCGGCGCAATAGGACCGTCGTCTTCCTCAGGAAAATCGATGTCGTACGCGATCAGCGCCTCGAGCCCGACCAGCTCGTCGCGCAGCGCCAGAATGCGCCGGCTCAAACCACCATCGAGTTGCGTGAGCGCCACCTGCTGCGCCGCGCGCGACGTCGCCGAGATCAGATCACCAACCGCTTCCGCCTGCAGCAAGTCGAGCTTGCCGTTCAACAACGCGCGGCGCGTGAATTCACCGGCTCGCGCGAGTCGAGCGCCGCGTGCGATCAGCGCTCCCGTGATCGTCACGGGCACGAGCAATCCGCCGTGGGTGATGATTTCCACAGCATCTTCGCCGGTGAACGAGGCCGGTGCGTCGTAGCGAATGACGATCGACTCGTCGAGGAGAACGCCGTCGGCGCCGTGAACTCGCGAGAGCGTCGCGATGCGTGGCAGGTTCGGCCACCGCTCGACGGCGTTGCGCGCGATGTCGTGCGCACGCCTTCCGGAAACGCGAATCACCGCGAGTGCGCCGCGGCCGCTCGCCGTCGCGTTGGCGACGATCGTGTCGGAGAGATCGAACGGGTTGTCGGTGACGATGGCGGACATGCGCGGGCCGTTCAGGCGGCGCCGATGCTCAGCGATTCACCCGGCTCGATGATCTTGACCGCGGTCGCAAGGTGGTGCGTCGCCAATCGCGCGCGCAGGCGGCGAATGGCGTCGTGCGCGGTCGCCGTCACGTGGCGGAAGGTGCCCCAGTGGTAGGGCACGAGCGTTTTCGCACGAAGACGCTCGAAGAGTGTGAGCGCGTCTTCGTGCGTCAGATGACCCTTTCGAAATCCCGGCTTCCACCAAGGCGCGTACCCGATCGGCAGGAGCGCGAGATCGAGCTCGCGCCCGTTCTTCCACAGCACGCGCTCGACCAGATGATGTGTATCTTCGACCAACGCCGTGTCGCCGGCGAAGAAGATCGTTTCGCCGGCGTCGAGCAAATACATGTTCGCGTCGCTGCGCCAGCGGTCGAAGCCGTAACGATTGCCGCGATGTGTGGCGCTCGCCGCGTGAATTTCGACGTCCTTCACGCGCACCGAGCCACCCGGCGCGATATCGACGGCGTGATCGAACCCCAGACGGCGAAGCCATTTCGCGATCACCGGCGGCGCGAAGAGCGGAATCTTTCGCGACAATCG from Gemmatimonadaceae bacterium encodes the following:
- a CDS encoding sigma-70 family RNA polymerase sigma factor encodes the protein MAELAMKRAALPGSATRERLRSQDDATVVAAFLGGEERAFQELVERYQTRLVNFIYRTIGDREKAEDLVQEVFIRVYRHIHRFDRTKKFSTWVYTIASNLAKNELRNRSRNPLVLFQTIRANWDDEDRPLQFEDSSSRPDDMYRKRHLRELVEDTVAKLPEHHRQVFVLRELEGKSYEEIAEITDCNLGTVKSRLNRARNAFASIIEPKID
- a CDS encoding alpha/beta hydrolase encodes the protein MTSVLVLVACGLMLLYVGLLAMLWRIQERIVFQPPAHPPETHVDATRVDYRASDGVSLFAYVVGDCRSARTVLLAFHGNADLARWFVPWATEVARRTGACVILPEYRGYDGLRPFPSYATSAVDARAAFDYARETLGVPPSRMVFFGHSLGSAIAAELAAVEMPHSLVLQSPFSTARDMAARMFLPGLTLFWGAVSRVHFDTIARVRGLCAPVYVAHGDADLIIPVRMGREVFAAAACPGELLIVHGAGHNDVAGVGGGAYWEWLARAIRGEVAGATGPGATGPGATGPGATAPDAAAETRSAP
- a CDS encoding pitrilysin family protein codes for the protein MTAPATSKSPRPVPGPPGEYHFPRFHRRKLANGLDLVVAPVTKLPLATVVVLVDAGSVCDPAGREGTAQLTAKLLLEGTERSEGAELIERFESLGASVDASADWDAAAVTMTALAEHLPAAFDLLGEVVRTPAFRVREVERLKAERLAELLQLRAEPRGLADELFSRFLYVPTSRYARPDGGDEKSVDAVEREHIVAFYESRFVPAATTVIVTGDITVDRAEELTRRALGDWSGGERVRIVADDLPGHRERAVHLIAKSDAPQSELRIGHVGIPRNHPDFFPTNVMNAVLGGLFNSRINLNLREAHGYTYGAFSGFDWRRQAGPFVVHTAVKSDITHEAAKEILLEINRIRAAPVSDDELSLATSYLEGVFPIRFETTAAIAAALSVLVIHGLPEDYYDRYRERVRSMTTDQILRAAQTYLHPDALQMVVVGDPSSVRLSLEKMQFGPLTVYDASGQPVA
- a CDS encoding YdcF family protein, with the translated sequence MRPRRRANWWQLGWLLGALMVGAWVVSLAGVIVWERRDAAQPSSAIVVLGAAQYVGRPSPVLRARLDHAIDLWRRGLAPKIIFTGGFGDRDTTSEAAVGQRYAIEHGVPARAIMIENSGRTTSASLEHVASLMDAEPTRDVILVSDPFHMLRLSILARRLGLIPHTSPTRTSPISMNRREAWKYTLAESIKVPIAFLLQRREP
- the holA gene encoding DNA polymerase III subunit delta; translated protein: MSPVSDAKVLRTAIKERAFAPAYYFFGEDDYLKDEEVKRVLAVAVDAATRDFNFETLRGSDVDAETLGSVLSTPPMMADRRVVWLRDVTALKKDARAMLDGYLKRPAPDLLLLMVAPAGVKVDKKLADMSVAIEYAPLSGARIPKWIAYYVEHDLGATITEGAVTLLQEAAGTDLAQLKVELDKLISYTGGGPINEAAVTAVVGVRPGETMGDFLDAVARRDAKSALTMLPVVLQQPKASGVTTVMALAAQTLVMGWAQAARDRGTHPARLSSELFELLKQSGSVYTGRSWSEFVSTCARESERWSPRAIDDALDALLNADAMLKETRLSSEEQLLSNLVLSLCGAPSRRRAA
- a CDS encoding DUF2225 domain-containing protein, which translates into the protein MTTLQQVELQCPICETRFRSQTVVSTNSFGGKRTDFHERAAGTQPLPYLIHTCNRCGYSGSDRDFTDETEVSTGLKERVWNELAPCVTCGTLTGSEKYEAAAKVAEWQGMEARHVADLLLRAAWCCVDEGDIEAERFFRRKAGWKFEEALGSFDGVARDERAVLTYLVGELWRRVGDTKLASAWFNRVVSEIVDPQTQQWVIDAARQQRDCPREWFG
- a CDS encoding zf-HC2 domain-containing protein; amino-acid sequence: MDCREFRNKHVAFVDDLLPVVEMEAMRRHVMVCSGCSRQDVRVRRSLLLVHNLPPIETSPDFMARLNARLAELGPISRTDVVQSRPSYTSIAAVAALAASLVAVAYMTVETTRYFAPSDSVGIATAFTGAQDPMPGTASMANAALASVPTGIPVWPAVWMVGQAPMRFASMETRDTELGR
- a CDS encoding NUDIX hydrolase; translated protein: MTDEIEPGKISSVRLHTGKIITLDRDTVRFPNGTIGELDMVRHPGASAVVPFLSDAAGDDPQILLIKQYRYAADGYVYEIPAGRLDPGEDPKACAVRELKEETGCTAQTVEFLTTIFTTPGFTDEKIHLFLASGLQHGETSHEADEFMTMETMTLSRALQLIKEGQIKDAKTALGILFAAGFRAGR
- the upp gene encoding uracil phosphoribosyltransferase, whose product is MDTTPAFPTLRIVSHPLVQHKLSILRDRETPTKIFKELVDEIAMLMAYEATSDLAVEDAVVETPLERTVGHRVSGKKLTLVPILRAGLGMVEGVYRIMPGARVGHIGLYRDHDTLEPVDYYFKVPSDASERDFFVLDPMLATGGSAAAAVSSLKRAGATRIRFMCLVAAPEGVKRLAGVHPDVMIYCAALDRELNEHGYILPGLGDAGDRLFGTR
- a CDS encoding pitrilysin family protein, giving the protein MRIPIETFRLSNGLFVTLSEDHTAPLVAVNLWYHVGSANEPEGRTGFAHLFEHMLFQGSADVEANEHFELVQRAGGTLNGSTWLERTNYYETLPSNQLELALWLEANRMGKLLPAMTQQKLDTQRDVVMNERRWTMDNQPYGSWMEKLPALAFPSEHPFHHSLMGSMEDLTAASLTDVAQFFATYYTPDNAVLSIAGDFDPREARRLIEKHFGDIPAGTNRPPLPDMSLPPVFGQWKREVVPDDVMLPRLFMAFRSPVFGSDDYYAASVAGAVLGLRNGSRLRRRLVRERQVAADASAFTYDLSKGADLFVVDVTARPNISAEQLEQEVAYEIDTLVRDGVTDDEVQRAIAVIQTMFVAGIQEASERADRLSMFATYFGDPERINTEVGLYRAVTTDGVNEFVRARLDENNRASLLYVPREERPGELVGSGAASEAK